One Ranitomeya imitator isolate aRanImi1 chromosome 1, aRanImi1.pri, whole genome shotgun sequence DNA window includes the following coding sequences:
- the LOC138658273 gene encoding uncharacterized protein: MMVASIEERGPLWDSRDPRHADQGILRRLWIEVAQSLWDGFDSASPTGKANFLKQLKTRWRSMKDRFRRGLKKEGQIRSGAAASRTSVYKYNRILQFLRPVLDSRETHSSTRETVRPSGAVLREAPSEPSQPSHSESRSAPPQSGEPAAGPSDVPLAEASVAPSFGSSRQSQRASDRAVMPEFLHLSTVFQNGFKALCDKMSNIDRRLENIESELSRPAKHFFSAIHKGMVEHLTPELQISVMQGCNNAYVTALQQARVMQSATTVPAVPSLAAMTPTPAAEHHHRAPRAEGHRHRHHRTQPQSSDHARPSRAHRREADPHPEGERRKKKKKTTTSTTTLAMAAPKTTTSTQPGSTRSTPSTQPGSTRSTPSTQPGSTRSTPSTQPGSTRSRSSQPRTLVVPPPPSPPALAVSPPSTGWIDVGIPSSVIDYAASSPSSSSSVSSTPPKSGVYQSPLIADIDTP, from the exons atgatggtggcatccatagaggaacggggcccgttgtgggacagccgtgacccccggcacgcggaccagggcatattgcgccgtttgtggatagaggtggcacaatcgctgtgggatggcttcgacagcgcttcccccacgggCAAAGCtaattttc ttaaacaattgaagaccagatggcgctccatgaaggaccgtttcaggaggggcctgaaaaaggagggacagatccgtagtggtgctgcagcgtcaaggacctctgtgtacaaatacaaccgtatattgcagttcttgcgaccggtccttgacagcagaga aacacacagcagcacccgcgagactgtccgaccctctggagcggtccttcgtgaagcgccatctgaaccgtcgcagccatcccacagcgagagcaggtctgcaccaccacaatctggcgaaccggcagccggtccatcagatgttcccctggccgaggcctctgtcgctccttccttcgggtcttcccgacagagtcagagggcctcggacagggcggtcatgcccgaatttttacatttgagcaccgtatttcagaatggtttcaaggcgctgtgcgataaaatgtccaatatcgaccggcgtcttgaaaacatcgaatcggagctctcgaggccggccaaacatttttttagtgccattcacaagggcatggttgaacatcttacgccggaactccaaatttcggtcatgcagggctgcaacaacgcatatgtcactgctctgcagcaggctcgggtcatgcagtcagcgactacagtgcccgcagtaccatcgttggctgccatgactccgactcctgctgcagagcaccaccacagagctccgcgtgccgagggccaccgccaccgccaccacagaacacagccccaaagttctgatcatgccaggccttcaagggcacacagacgggaagccgacccacacccagagggagagaggaggaaaaaaaagaagaagacgacgacaagcactacgaccttggctatggctgctcccaaaacaaccaccagtacacagcctgggtcgacccggagcacaccaagtacccagcctgggtcaacacggagtacacccagtacccagcctgggtctacaaggagtacacctagtacacagcctgggtctacccggagccggagtagccagccaaggacactggtcgtccctcctcctccctcacctcctgctttggcagtctcgccaccgtcaactggctggattgatgtcggcatcccgtctagtgtcatagactatgctgcttcctccccctcgtcctcctcctcggtctcctcaacaccccccaaaagtggggtatatcaatcccccttaattgctgacatagataccccttaa